The Pseudanabaena galeata CCNP1313 genome includes a region encoding these proteins:
- a CDS encoding metal ABC transporter ATP-binding protein, with translation MLEVQNLSVKYRDVNALSNISFSIPSGSLVGLIGANGAGKSTLLKAMLDLIPAQSGQVFYHERLLKQQRQKVAYLPQRSQIDWDYPVTVWNVVMMSRTMHSGWFGRTSRQSKEIVRAALERVELDDLRDRPIKNLSGGQQQRVFLARALAQQADILLLDEPMTAVDKKTEALMWNIYNNLKQEGKTLLISCHEWGNTLDRYDQLLLINRHLVASGTPRQVLTPENIQSAYGASVEQIDQRDRAEEELLFC, from the coding sequence ATGCTTGAAGTGCAGAACCTGTCCGTGAAATATCGAGATGTCAACGCACTATCGAACATTTCCTTTAGTATCCCATCTGGCTCACTTGTAGGATTAATTGGTGCTAATGGCGCAGGCAAAAGCACTTTGCTCAAAGCGATGCTCGATCTGATTCCTGCTCAAAGTGGTCAAGTTTTCTATCACGAAAGACTACTCAAGCAACAACGCCAAAAAGTTGCTTATCTGCCACAGCGATCGCAAATTGATTGGGACTATCCTGTGACCGTGTGGAATGTGGTGATGATGTCGCGCACCATGCACAGTGGCTGGTTTGGCAGAACTAGTCGTCAGTCTAAGGAAATTGTACGAGCAGCCTTAGAACGTGTCGAACTTGATGATTTACGCGATCGCCCGATTAAAAATCTTTCTGGGGGACAGCAACAACGGGTATTTTTAGCGCGAGCTTTGGCGCAGCAGGCGGATATTTTGTTACTAGATGAACCAATGACCGCAGTGGATAAAAAAACTGAGGCTTTAATGTGGAATATCTACAATAATCTTAAACAAGAAGGGAAAACCTTGCTAATTAGCTGTCACGAATGGGGCAATACCCTTGATCGCTACGATCAGCTACTTCTAATCAATCGCCACTTAGTCGCCAGTGGTACACCCCGTCAAGTCCTAACTCCTGAAAATATTCAAAGCGCCTATGGTGCATCAGTTGAGCAGATTGATCAGCGCGATCGCGCTGAAGAAGAATTATTATTTTGCTAA
- the arfB gene encoding alternative ribosome rescue aminoacyl-tRNA hydrolase ArfB — protein MLQITKHTSIAIDEISITAIRSQGAGGQNVNKVSTAIHLRFDINASSLSPLYKERLLNLSDRRITKEGIIIIKAQQHRTQEQNKEDALKRLQLLIQSVTITPTKRKPTKPSRSAQTRRIDDKTKRGAIKALRGKITE, from the coding sequence ATGCTCCAAATTACCAAACATACATCTATTGCGATCGACGAAATTAGTATTACCGCCATCCGATCGCAGGGCGCTGGTGGGCAAAACGTCAATAAAGTCTCCACAGCAATTCATCTGCGTTTTGATATTAATGCTTCTTCTCTGTCGCCACTCTATAAAGAAAGGCTTCTAAATTTAAGCGATCGGCGCATCACCAAAGAGGGCATCATCATCATCAAGGCTCAACAGCATCGTACTCAAGAACAAAATAAAGAAGATGCTCTCAAGCGACTCCAGTTATTAATCCAAAGTGTGACGATTACGCCCACCAAGCGTAAACCCACTAAGCCATCACGCAGTGCTCAAACCCGACGGATTGACGATAAAACTAAGCGTGGTGCAATCAAAGCTTTAAGGGGGAAGATTACCGAGTAA
- a CDS encoding 7-carboxy-7-deazaguanine synthase QueE → MDKVNCLNYLPIVETFHSVQGEGAWMGTNAFFIRLAGCDVGCPWCDTKISWNLKRHPEIAIANLVDEAVNAKPAMVVITGGEPLMHDLTDLTRELKAQGLQIHLETSGSHPFSGIFDWVTFSPKQFKHPHASIYGHVSELKVVVKDASDLLWAEQNAAKVSPKVMKYLQAEWETASSKDLVLQYVLSHPDWRVSIQTHKLLGVR, encoded by the coding sequence ATGGATAAAGTTAATTGTCTAAATTATTTGCCTATCGTTGAAACTTTCCATTCTGTGCAAGGAGAAGGAGCATGGATGGGAACTAATGCTTTTTTTATTCGCTTAGCGGGTTGTGATGTCGGCTGTCCTTGGTGTGACACCAAAATCTCTTGGAATTTGAAAAGACATCCTGAAATAGCGATCGCTAATCTGGTGGATGAAGCAGTAAATGCTAAACCTGCGATGGTTGTAATTACTGGCGGTGAGCCATTGATGCATGATTTGACTGATTTGACGCGAGAGCTAAAAGCTCAAGGACTGCAAATCCATCTAGAGACATCGGGATCACATCCTTTTAGTGGTATTTTTGACTGGGTGACCTTTTCGCCTAAACAGTTCAAACATCCTCATGCCAGTATTTATGGACATGTCAGCGAACTCAAGGTTGTGGTCAAAGATGCATCGGATTTATTATGGGCTGAACAGAATGCGGCGAAAGTTTCGCCAAAGGTGATGAAATATTTACAGGCTGAGTGGGAAACTGCTAGCAGTAAAGATTTAGTATTGCAGTATGTATTAAGTCATCCAGATTGGCGCGTGAGTATCCAAACTCATAAGTTATTGGGAGTTAGGTAA
- the queC gene encoding 7-cyano-7-deazaguanine synthase QueC yields MLDIGNSPKKAIILLSGGLDSSTVAAQAIADGYEAIALSFRYGQRHERELLAARQVAAALNIREHFVVDVNLAQWGGSALTDENIAVPTEGVQLGEIPITYVPGRNTVFIAIALSLAESKGAEAIYLGINAVDYSGYPDCRPDYLEAFQNLAALSSKVGIEGNAPKLIAPLVMDSKTDIVRRARLLGVPIELTWSCYQGGEVPCGVCDSCRIRDKAIREADGISAA; encoded by the coding sequence ATGTTAGATATCGGGAATTCCCCAAAAAAGGCAATAATTTTATTGTCTGGTGGATTAGATTCGTCAACGGTGGCAGCTCAGGCGATCGCCGATGGCTATGAAGCGATCGCCTTATCCTTTCGCTATGGTCAGCGTCATGAACGTGAGTTATTAGCCGCAAGGCAAGTTGCTGCTGCTTTGAATATTCGTGAGCATTTTGTCGTCGATGTAAATCTTGCCCAATGGGGTGGCTCGGCTTTAACTGATGAGAATATTGCCGTACCAACGGAAGGTGTGCAATTAGGTGAGATTCCCATTACCTATGTGCCAGGGCGAAATACGGTATTTATTGCGATCGCCTTGTCATTAGCTGAATCAAAGGGAGCCGAAGCTATCTATTTGGGAATTAATGCAGTGGACTATTCAGGTTATCCCGATTGTCGTCCTGACTATTTGGAAGCCTTTCAAAATTTAGCTGCGCTCTCGTCGAAAGTGGGGATAGAAGGGAATGCACCGAAATTAATAGCTCCTTTGGTAATGGATTCTAAAACTGATATTGTCCGACGCGCTAGACTTTTAGGCGTACCAATTGAGCTTACATGGTCATGCTATCAAGGGGGTGAAGTGCCTTGTGGGGTTTGCGATTCATGTCGGATTCGAGATAAAGCCATACGTGAAGCCGATGGAATCAGCGCCGCGTAA
- a CDS encoding PspA/IM30 family protein: MGLLDRIGMVVKSNVNAMVTAAEDPEKILEQSIIDMQEDLVQLRQAVAQSMAALKRQEQQYNQSASQAQEWEKRAMLALQKGDENLAREALSRKKTHGDSAATLKAGLDQQSGQVDLLKKNLIAIEGKISEAKTKKEMLKARMQSAKAQENLNNMLGKVNTNSAAATFERMEERVLMAEAKASASSELGMDNLESQFAQLEAGSGVDDELAALKAKMMTGSPAPQGALPPSDAVKPTVGAAIDAELEALRRQMG; encoded by the coding sequence ATGGGATTACTCGATCGCATTGGTATGGTGGTCAAGTCCAATGTAAATGCAATGGTTACGGCTGCTGAAGATCCAGAAAAAATTCTGGAACAATCAATCATTGATATGCAAGAAGACTTGGTGCAATTGCGCCAAGCCGTCGCACAATCAATGGCTGCCCTCAAGCGCCAAGAGCAACAATATAATCAAAGTGCATCTCAAGCACAAGAGTGGGAAAAAAGGGCGATGCTAGCGCTCCAGAAAGGAGATGAAAACCTAGCAAGGGAAGCACTTAGTCGGAAGAAAACCCATGGTGATTCGGCCGCAACCTTGAAAGCTGGCTTAGATCAGCAATCAGGTCAGGTAGATTTGCTGAAAAAGAATCTAATTGCGATCGAAGGCAAGATCTCTGAGGCAAAAACCAAGAAAGAGATGCTCAAGGCGCGTATGCAATCGGCTAAGGCTCAAGAGAACCTTAACAATATGTTAGGCAAGGTTAATACTAACTCTGCTGCTGCGACTTTTGAGCGCATGGAAGAGCGTGTATTAATGGCTGAAGCTAAAGCAAGCGCTAGCTCTGAGCTTGGCATGGACAATCTGGAATCTCAGTTTGCTCAGTTAGAGGCTGGTAGCGGGGTTGACGATGAGCTAGCTGCACTTAAGGCAAAAATGATGACAGGTAGCCCTGCACCTCAAGGGGCTTTGCCTCCATCGGATGCAGTTAAGCCAACAGTTGGAGCAGCGATCGATGCTGAGCTAGAAGCTCTGCGCCGTCAAATGGGTTAA
- the recJ gene encoding single-stranded-DNA-specific exonuclease RecJ, with amino-acid sequence MSLANWHILETVEPPTWLIEKVGKFAAALLLQRGIVEPEQIATFLDTEAYQPTSAFEFPEMQQAIARIQQAYEQGETIAIWGDFDADGITATSVLWEGLGQFFAQGDRLVFYIPDRLKESHGISIRGLEELRSQCHSEGKSLSLIITCDTGSTCLAALTHAQDLGIDVIVTDHHTLPDVRPPVTAIINPRYLPNQHPLFNLSGVAVAYKLMEALYATLPEVPQQPLEDLLDLVAIGLVADLVQLTGDCRYLAQKGIEVLRQKKRLGVRMLLEQCKRVGDRPIDISFGIAPRINAVSRIWGDVRKCVELLTTRDEKICKSLIEQTELANTQRKALQKRVFKQVQEKIKQLDLSTTGIIILADPQWSVGVLGLVAGQVVAEYARPTILCTVEDGIAKGSARSIEGINLYDLLKEQEHLLLSFGGHPLAGGLSFRFENLQILSESIDRKFWSQYGQLRSKTIKIDLEVAIADLTKDLFNEFKQLEPFGMGNPYPKLLVRDCIFSEVSNANIRNAKGQKVEYIKTEFTLSDRLGNQIHGDWWGHYSYELPDTACDVVIELVDNAFRRRYDVRLLDFHAQSTPLSAELPALASTSLKNPDANLKVIDWHGHDAIELDQSLSATICDRCPQSWQDLNTIIDLAHQANQSLALVYPNPQHINGAIAWQTLVGIAKYLSRTGKEIKRSQLIAKLGIADQDVLQIGFDELQQYGFAVQAIADSSDAFDITIRISSIPSTNDGSAPAKQFIQAANELAFQQQFFDRQLKKLATYR; translated from the coding sequence ATGTCACTGGCCAATTGGCATATTTTAGAAACAGTTGAACCACCGACTTGGTTAATCGAAAAAGTGGGCAAGTTTGCAGCAGCGTTGCTTTTGCAGAGAGGAATAGTTGAGCCTGAGCAAATAGCGACATTTTTAGATACAGAAGCCTATCAACCGACGAGTGCTTTTGAGTTTCCTGAAATGCAGCAGGCGATCGCGCGTATTCAACAAGCCTATGAACAAGGAGAAACAATCGCGATTTGGGGAGATTTTGATGCTGATGGTATTACGGCAACATCGGTATTGTGGGAAGGATTGGGGCAATTTTTTGCTCAAGGCGATCGCTTAGTTTTTTATATCCCCGATCGCCTTAAGGAATCCCACGGAATTTCGATTCGAGGTTTAGAGGAACTGCGATCGCAATGCCATTCTGAAGGAAAATCACTCAGCTTAATTATTACTTGTGATACAGGTAGTACTTGTTTAGCTGCTCTAACCCATGCTCAGGATTTAGGAATTGATGTGATCGTTACCGATCACCATACTTTGCCCGATGTGCGTCCACCCGTCACGGCTATCATCAATCCGCGTTATTTGCCAAACCAGCATCCATTATTTAACTTGTCGGGCGTGGCAGTTGCCTATAAGTTAATGGAAGCATTGTATGCAACCTTGCCAGAAGTACCTCAGCAGCCATTAGAGGATTTATTAGATTTAGTGGCGATCGGGCTAGTAGCAGATTTGGTTCAGCTTACAGGAGACTGTCGCTATCTGGCTCAAAAGGGCATCGAAGTATTACGCCAAAAGAAACGTCTTGGTGTGCGAATGCTGTTGGAGCAATGTAAGCGAGTTGGCGATCGCCCGATTGATATTAGCTTTGGGATTGCGCCGCGCATTAATGCTGTCAGTCGCATCTGGGGAGATGTGCGGAAATGTGTGGAATTGTTGACCACCCGTGATGAAAAGATTTGTAAGTCACTGATCGAACAAACGGAACTGGCGAATACACAGCGCAAAGCTTTACAGAAAAGGGTATTCAAACAGGTTCAAGAGAAAATTAAACAACTTGATTTATCGACAACGGGAATTATTATCCTTGCCGATCCGCAATGGTCAGTGGGAGTTTTGGGCTTAGTAGCTGGTCAAGTAGTCGCCGAATATGCTCGCCCGACGATTCTCTGTACGGTTGAGGATGGAATTGCCAAGGGTAGTGCGCGATCTATTGAGGGAATTAATCTTTACGATCTTCTTAAAGAGCAAGAACATTTGTTACTAAGCTTTGGTGGGCATCCTCTAGCAGGTGGTTTGAGCTTTCGATTTGAAAATTTACAGATACTATCGGAGTCAATTGATCGGAAGTTTTGGAGTCAATATGGACAATTGCGAAGTAAGACGATCAAGATTGATCTGGAAGTAGCGATCGCTGACCTTACTAAAGACTTATTTAATGAATTCAAGCAACTAGAACCCTTTGGCATGGGCAATCCCTATCCCAAATTATTAGTCCGAGATTGTATATTCTCAGAAGTATCTAATGCAAATATTCGTAATGCCAAGGGACAGAAGGTTGAATATATTAAAACCGAATTTACTCTAAGTGATCGCCTTGGCAATCAAATTCATGGTGATTGGTGGGGGCATTATAGCTATGAGTTGCCTGACACCGCTTGTGATGTCGTAATCGAACTAGTCGATAATGCCTTTCGTCGCCGCTATGATGTGCGTCTGCTGGATTTCCATGCTCAGAGTACGCCCCTTAGCGCTGAGTTACCAGCCCTTGCATCAACATCGCTCAAAAATCCTGATGCGAATCTCAAGGTTATTGATTGGCATGGACATGATGCGATTGAACTTGATCAATCTTTATCGGCAACTATTTGCGATCGTTGTCCTCAGAGTTGGCAAGATTTGAACACTATTATCGATCTCGCGCATCAAGCTAATCAATCTCTCGCTTTAGTTTATCCAAATCCTCAGCACATCAATGGAGCGATCGCATGGCAAACTCTTGTAGGAATAGCTAAATATCTGAGTCGGACTGGTAAGGAAATCAAGCGATCGCAGTTAATTGCCAAGTTGGGAATTGCAGATCAAGATGTGCTGCAAATTGGATTTGATGAGCTTCAACAATATGGCTTTGCTGTGCAAGCGATCGCTGATTCTTCGGATGCTTTTGATATAACTATCCGCATTAGTTCAATTCCATCAACCAATGATGGATCTGCACCAGCAAAGCAATTTATCCAAGCGGCGAATGAGTTAGCCTTTCAGCAACAGTTTTTTGATCGCCAGTTAAAGAAGCTGGCAACATATCGCTAG
- a CDS encoding ABC transporter substrate-binding protein has protein sequence MRYLLRRFLAWFAIALITLTTLLACTNSKITNNRLGISDRSNERIVLGTTSKIRTLDPADANEFFISNIFYNTLERLYTYKEGSNELVPQLAADMPKVSEDGLTYTIPVKTGIKFHDRTNFNAYTMKFALDRFINSKGSPSYILGDVIEDISAPSETELIFKLKQPLQFFPKFLAFTGAAAISPQVYKHVKDEKTGKLLFLPDKLVGTGPYQVTQFVEGSYLRLDTFPDYWGKKPSNKGLDIQFFSSNSNLLNAFKTGAVDIAFQTLTPTQVKNVEANAQQNGWTIASGQGATILYMVLNTHQAPLNDVRVRQALSAAIDRPLLESRIFFNQRAPLYSLIPSAFKDSKPVFEQKYGDGNGKLARQLLESAGYSDDKPAQISIWYSPKYGGNGDLIASTMRASIQKNVGKILQIKTERVENTVGYAFLDKGVYPAYLLDWIPDILDPDNYIKPFLECEEAEGDRCIKGSTQFQGSFYNNPEMNILIAKQRQERDRVKRSQMLQKIQEILAEDVPFIPLWQNKEYAFAQRGLQGVKIEPNQQLPYWNISKL, from the coding sequence ATGAGATATTTGCTGCGTCGCTTTTTGGCTTGGTTTGCGATCGCCCTAATCACACTAACCACACTATTGGCCTGTACCAATAGCAAAATTACTAATAATAGACTGGGGATTAGCGATCGCAGTAATGAGCGCATTGTTTTAGGCACAACCAGCAAAATTCGCACTCTCGACCCAGCCGATGCTAACGAATTTTTTATTAGCAACATTTTTTACAACACGCTCGAACGCCTCTACACCTACAAAGAAGGCTCCAACGAGTTAGTACCACAACTAGCGGCAGATATGCCCAAAGTTAGTGAAGACGGCTTAACTTACACCATACCTGTAAAAACAGGTATCAAATTTCATGATCGCACCAACTTTAATGCTTATACGATGAAATTTGCCTTGGATCGCTTCATCAATTCCAAAGGTTCTCCATCATATATCTTGGGTGATGTTATCGAAGATATTTCTGCACCGAGCGAGACTGAACTAATTTTTAAGCTCAAGCAGCCTTTACAATTTTTCCCCAAGTTCTTAGCTTTTACAGGCGCGGCAGCGATTTCACCACAGGTTTACAAACACGTTAAAGATGAAAAGACTGGCAAGCTATTATTCTTACCTGATAAATTAGTTGGGACTGGTCCCTATCAAGTTACTCAGTTTGTCGAAGGTAGTTACTTGCGCCTAGATACATTTCCCGATTATTGGGGTAAAAAACCGAGCAACAAAGGGCTTGACATTCAGTTTTTCTCCTCTAATTCCAATTTACTCAATGCCTTCAAAACGGGCGCAGTGGATATTGCATTCCAGACCCTTACACCAACTCAGGTGAAGAATGTCGAAGCTAACGCTCAACAAAATGGCTGGACGATCGCATCAGGTCAAGGTGCAACCATTTTATATATGGTGCTAAACACTCACCAAGCTCCACTAAATGACGTGCGTGTGCGTCAAGCATTATCGGCGGCAATTGATCGACCGCTTCTAGAATCACGGATATTTTTCAATCAACGTGCGCCACTGTATAGCTTAATTCCTAGTGCTTTTAAAGATTCCAAACCTGTATTTGAACAAAAATATGGGGATGGTAACGGTAAACTAGCACGGCAATTGCTGGAGTCAGCAGGATATTCTGACGATAAACCTGCTCAAATTTCCATTTGGTATTCCCCAAAATATGGTGGCAATGGTGACTTAATCGCCAGTACGATGCGGGCCTCAATTCAAAAAAATGTCGGTAAAATTTTGCAGATTAAAACTGAACGAGTAGAAAATACCGTCGGTTATGCTTTTTTGGATAAAGGTGTATATCCTGCCTATTTACTTGATTGGATTCCTGATATTCTCGACCCCGACAACTACATCAAGCCATTTTTAGAATGTGAAGAAGCAGAGGGCGATCGCTGTATAAAAGGTAGTACTCAATTTCAAGGCTCGTTTTATAACAACCCTGAAATGAATATATTAATTGCCAAACAGCGTCAAGAGCGCGATCGGGTTAAGCGATCGCAAATGCTTCAAAAAATCCAAGAAATCTTGGCTGAGGATGTACCTTTTATTCCGCTTTGGCAAAACAAAGAATACGCCTTTGCCCAAAGAGGTTTACAGGGAGTCAAAATAGAACCAAATCAGCAACTTCCTTACTGGAATATTTCCAAGTTATAA
- the ycf46 gene encoding stress-responsive protein Ycf46 has protein sequence MQEQLSILIQAQYPLIYLNTPEEERAERAISTISELKPVRRMFTWTVTHGLVEYGQTTGAAQHNTESAEAALKWITRADQKDPAIYIFKDIHPFLDHPVTVRCLRDAIANFKGTQKTIILMSPIQVIPVELEKEIVVLDFPLPDMKAIEEVLDQQLGQVRTRKVSSETREKLVRATLGLTQDEAEKVYRKAQVTNGKLTEEEVDIVLSEKQQLIRRNGILEYIEDEEDLDAVGGLEELKHWLQQRSNAFSQRARNYGLPQPKGMLILGVPGCGKSLIAKTTARLWSLPLIRLDMGRVYDGSTVGKSEANLRNALKVAESISPMILFIDELDKAFAGGAGSADSDGGTSSRIFGTFLTWMQEKKSPVFVMATANRIEKLPGEFLRKGRFDELFFVDLPNGEERRDIFKIHLCKRRPDVEKLDRFDFEQLSKVSDGFSGAEIEQAVIAAMYEAFAQDREFTQLDIISAVKSTTPLSRTMTEQVAALRDWARMRARPAATSVAEYQRMEF, from the coding sequence ATGCAAGAGCAACTTAGCATTTTAATTCAAGCCCAATATCCCTTGATCTACCTCAATACACCAGAGGAAGAAAGAGCAGAAAGGGCGATATCAACCATCTCTGAACTGAAGCCAGTACGTCGCATGTTCACATGGACTGTGACCCATGGTCTAGTTGAGTACGGACAAACCACAGGAGCCGCGCAACACAATACCGAATCTGCGGAAGCGGCTCTCAAATGGATTACTCGCGCCGATCAGAAAGATCCTGCTATCTATATTTTTAAAGATATACATCCTTTCTTAGATCATCCTGTAACCGTTCGTTGTCTGCGTGATGCGATCGCCAACTTCAAAGGCACTCAGAAAACAATTATTTTGATGTCGCCGATTCAAGTGATTCCTGTTGAATTGGAAAAGGAAATCGTGGTACTTGATTTTCCTCTGCCAGACATGAAAGCGATCGAAGAAGTACTCGATCAACAACTTGGACAAGTTCGCACCAGAAAGGTGTCATCTGAGACTCGTGAAAAGTTGGTCAGAGCCACGCTGGGTTTAACTCAAGATGAAGCGGAAAAAGTCTATCGCAAAGCTCAAGTCACTAATGGCAAGCTTACTGAAGAAGAAGTTGATATTGTACTTTCAGAAAAGCAACAATTAATTCGCCGCAATGGCATCCTCGAATATATCGAAGATGAAGAAGATTTAGATGCTGTCGGGGGACTCGAAGAACTAAAGCATTGGTTGCAGCAGCGCTCAAATGCCTTTAGTCAGAGAGCTAGAAATTATGGATTACCTCAACCCAAAGGGATGCTGATTCTTGGTGTTCCCGGTTGTGGAAAGTCCTTAATCGCCAAGACAACTGCTAGGTTGTGGTCATTACCATTAATTCGCCTTGATATGGGGCGTGTTTATGATGGCTCAACGGTTGGCAAGTCAGAGGCAAACCTACGTAATGCTCTCAAAGTTGCTGAATCAATTTCACCAATGATCCTGTTCATTGATGAGCTTGATAAAGCGTTCGCAGGGGGAGCAGGTTCGGCAGATTCCGATGGTGGTACATCATCGAGGATCTTTGGTACGTTCTTAACATGGATGCAAGAGAAAAAATCACCTGTATTCGTGATGGCAACCGCCAATCGTATCGAAAAGTTACCAGGGGAATTTCTCCGCAAGGGACGTTTTGACGAGCTTTTCTTCGTTGATTTACCTAACGGTGAAGAACGCAGAGATATTTTCAAAATTCATCTGTGCAAGCGTCGTCCAGATGTTGAAAAATTAGACAGGTTCGATTTTGAACAACTATCGAAAGTAAGCGATGGTTTTTCGGGGGCGGAAATCGAGCAGGCAGTAATTGCTGCCATGTATGAGGCTTTTGCCCAAGATCGGGAGTTTACACAGCTAGATATCATTTCGGCTGTGAAATCCACGACTCCCTTATCACGCACAATGACTGAGCAGGTTGCTGCTTTGCGTGACTGGGCAAGAATGCGGGCTAGACCCGCCGCTACTTCAGTCGCTGAATATCAGCGTATGGAGTTTTGA
- a CDS encoding DUF1257 domain-containing protein, giving the protein MSHFSTLRTKITDAEVLKSSLRDLGISVKTEADVRGYNSQRIRADIVATLEGDYDLGWSRNADGSFDLIADLWGVAKKHNQTELINSINQKYAVNKALTEVKRPGLSNANVKLVLQ; this is encoded by the coding sequence ATGTCTCATTTCAGCACACTTCGCACAAAAATTACTGATGCCGAAGTTCTCAAGTCGTCTTTGCGCGATCTTGGTATCAGTGTTAAGACTGAAGCTGATGTTCGTGGCTATAACAGCCAACGCATCCGTGCCGACATTGTGGCAACTCTTGAAGGTGATTATGATTTGGGTTGGTCGCGTAATGCTGACGGATCATTTGATCTAATCGCTGATCTTTGGGGTGTCGCTAAGAAGCACAATCAGACTGAGTTGATCAACTCGATCAACCAGAAGTATGCTGTAAACAAGGCTCTAACTGAAGTTAAGCGTCCTGGACTGAGCAATGCCAATGTAAAGCTCGTTTTGCAGTAA
- a CDS encoding CHAT domain-containing protein — translation MRSHPSKEEQKSYLDTIAKRYRNLADILLQQNRIIEALQVLDLLKVQELEDYLKNIKGSDRSAQGVRLLAPELAISDKLLAVSSENAPELNQQLANQIQQLPKTEINKVPDYLNQIPRGTVLLYPFILGDRLEIILFAPNNLPIRRTTTISKDQLETLIRDYRVGLLDPSSEDFREPSLQLYNLLIKPIEAELAQLNAKTILYAPDGQLRYIPIAALYDGRQLLVEKYQISNLIAYTLSDFTPQPQNAPNILAGAFGGKAGDRRFGQTALPATVSEVQAIANSFQNSVTLIEEQFSRKAIESKFKNHNILHLATHAEFNVGSPDQSFIIFGNGDKIRLNEIADWQMPNIDLIILSACQTGLGILGSGVEILGFGYQVQKAGAKQAIASLWKVDDNQTSVLMAAFYAELQKGNVTATEALRRAQVSLIKSKDYNHPYYWAAFFAIGNAL, via the coding sequence TTGAGGTCGCACCCCAGCAAAGAAGAACAAAAATCCTATTTAGATACCATCGCAAAACGATATCGCAACCTCGCTGACATCCTCCTCCAACAAAACCGCATCATCGAAGCCCTGCAAGTCCTCGACCTCCTCAAAGTCCAAGAACTCGAAGACTACCTCAAAAACATCAAAGGCAGCGACAGATCTGCACAGGGAGTCAGACTGTTAGCACCAGAGTTAGCTATTAGCGACAAGCTGTTAGCTGTTAGCTCTGAAAATGCTCCAGAACTCAATCAACAACTAGCAAACCAAATCCAACAACTTCCCAAAACCGAAATCAACAAAGTTCCCGACTATCTCAACCAAATCCCAAGGGGAACCGTATTACTCTATCCATTCATCTTAGGCGATCGCCTCGAAATCATCCTCTTTGCCCCCAACAACCTCCCCATCCGCCGCACCACCACAATCTCCAAAGACCAACTAGAAACCCTAATTAGGGACTATAGAGTAGGACTCCTTGATCCTAGTTCCGAAGACTTTAGAGAGCCATCACTCCAACTCTATAACCTCCTGATTAAACCCATCGAAGCCGAACTCGCCCAACTCAACGCCAAAACAATCCTCTATGCACCCGATGGACAACTGCGCTACATCCCCATCGCTGCACTCTATGACGGTAGACAATTGTTAGTTGAGAAATACCAGATTAGTAACCTCATCGCCTATACCCTTTCCGACTTTACACCACAACCCCAAAACGCACCCAACATCCTCGCAGGAGCCTTTGGCGGGAAAGCAGGCGATCGCAGGTTTGGACAAACAGCCTTACCCGCAACCGTTAGTGAAGTCCAAGCGATCGCCAACTCTTTCCAAAACTCAGTCACCCTCATCGAAGAACAATTTAGTCGTAAAGCGATCGAGTCCAAATTTAAAAACCATAATATTCTCCACCTTGCCACCCATGCCGAATTTAATGTTGGCTCTCCCGATCAGTCCTTCATCATCTTCGGCAATGGCGACAAAATCCGTCTCAATGAAATTGCTGATTGGCAGATGCCCAATATCGATTTAATTATCCTAAGTGCTTGTCAGACTGGTTTAGGGATACTCGGCAGTGGGGTAGAAATCCTAGGCTTTGGCTACCAAGTCCAAAAAGCAGGCGCAAAACAGGCGATCGCCTCCCTCTGGAAAGTCGATGACAATCAGACAAGTGTCCTGATGGCAGCATTTTATGCAGAATTGCAAAAAGGAAATGTCACTGCAACTGAAGCACTGCGCCGCGCTCAAGTATCACTGATCAAATCCAAAGACTACAATCATCCCTATTACTGGGCAGCCTTCTTTGCGATCGGTAATGCGTTGTAA